In Intestinibacillus sp. Marseille-P6563, a single genomic region encodes these proteins:
- the lspA gene encoding signal peptidase II has product MLGILFVVLGVILDQVVKYWATQVLTIQSIVLIPGIFELTYVENRGAAFSILQNRISLFVIITLVVLCGIVYALYKHLVLTRLGQVALLMVASGALGNLVDRIIRGYVVDLFYFKLIDFPVFNVADILVVCGGILFVYYVLIQHDKVVAQKEALSKAIEDQENE; this is encoded by the coding sequence ATGCTAGGAATTCTTTTTGTTGTGTTGGGTGTTATACTAGATCAAGTGGTCAAGTATTGGGCGACCCAGGTTTTAACGATTCAATCGATTGTATTGATCCCGGGAATTTTTGAGTTGACCTATGTTGAGAACCGGGGCGCTGCGTTTTCGATTTTGCAGAATCGTATTTCCCTTTTTGTCATCATTACCTTGGTTGTTTTGTGCGGTATTGTTTATGCTTTATATAAGCATTTGGTACTAACTCGTCTAGGACAAGTCGCTCTGCTTATGGTGGCAAGTGGTGCTCTTGGTAATCTGGTCGATCGTATTATCCGGGGATATGTTGTAGACCTGTTCTATTTTAAGCTGATTGACTTCCCAGTATTTAATGTTGCAGATATTCTAGTGGTATGCGGCGGGATTTTGTTTGTGTATTACGTGCTGATACAGCATGATAAAGTTGTGGCACAGAAAGAAGCATTGAGCAAAGCGATAGAGGATCAGGAAAATGAATAA
- a CDS encoding RluA family pseudouridine synthase translates to MNKQIISRPEDKGKRLDTFLAEQCEDLTRNMAQIMIESGRVTSNEKVLKKNYKLSGNEVIDIEVVEPQSTEIVPENLPLDIVYEDADIIVINKKRGMVVHPAVGNWTGTLVNALMYHCGDRLSGINGEIRPGIVHRIDKDTSGLLVVAKNDFAHQHLADQIARHEVKRDYEAVLYGILRENSGTINQPIGRHKTDRKKMAVIADGKPAITHYNVLKRYTGYTHTAFALETGRTHQIRVHAAFIGHPIIGDPVYGVKKDRFTYLNGQCLHANHLTLMHPRTNIIMEFDASRPDYFESVIAKLESMS, encoded by the coding sequence ATGAATAAACAAATCATCTCGCGTCCGGAGGACAAAGGGAAGCGACTGGATACATTTTTAGCCGAGCAATGTGAAGACTTGACTCGGAATATGGCACAGATTATGATAGAGAGTGGTCGTGTTACGAGCAATGAAAAAGTTTTGAAAAAAAACTACAAGCTGAGCGGCAATGAAGTTATTGACATCGAAGTAGTTGAGCCGCAATCTACCGAAATTGTGCCAGAAAATCTACCGCTGGATATTGTATATGAAGATGCAGATATTATTGTTATAAACAAAAAAAGAGGCATGGTTGTACATCCAGCAGTTGGAAACTGGACTGGGACCTTAGTCAATGCGCTGATGTATCATTGCGGAGATCGACTTTCCGGTATCAATGGAGAGATTCGACCAGGCATTGTACATCGAATTGATAAAGACACCAGTGGATTGCTGGTCGTAGCAAAAAATGATTTTGCGCATCAGCATTTAGCCGATCAAATAGCTCGTCATGAGGTCAAACGGGATTATGAAGCGGTTTTATATGGCATTTTACGCGAAAACTCAGGCACAATCAATCAACCAATTGGGCGCCATAAAACCGATCGCAAAAAAATGGCTGTCATTGCAGATGGCAAACCAGCCATTACACACTATAACGTCCTAAAACGTTACACGGGATATACACATACAGCATTTGCGTTAGAAACCGGCAGAACGCATCAAATCCGTGTCCATGCAGCGTTTATTGGACATCCCATTATTGGTGATCCTGTATATGGCGTCAAAAAAGATCGATTCACTTACTTAAATGGTCAATGTCTGCATGCAAACCATTTAACACTAATGCATCCGCGAACAAATATTATTATGGAATTTGATGCGTCACGGCCAGATTACTTTGAGTCTGTGATTGCAAAGTTAGAATCAATGTCATAA
- the hfq gene encoding RNA chaperone Hfq, producing the protein MKTEINLQDAFLNVVRQQAQPVTVFLMNGFQMRGIVRGFDSFVVIFDVDGRQQMIYKHAISTVVPQHKVEFYSRKEEK; encoded by the coding sequence ATGAAAACCGAAATTAATTTACAAGATGCTTTTTTAAATGTTGTGCGCCAGCAGGCGCAGCCGGTGACGGTATTTTTGATGAATGGCTTTCAAATGCGCGGAATCGTTCGCGGCTTTGATAGCTTTGTTGTGATTTTTGATGTCGACGGCCGGCAACAGATGATCTACAAACATGCCATTTCTACGGTTGTACCACAACATAAGGTTGAATTTTATTCACGCAAAGAAGAAAAATAA
- a CDS encoding cell division protein SepF, producing MASLKGFLDWVKGEDMEEDYEEFVPRSQPAAAAPSPSAAAPEDSLSYTADTQRSSNKVVNIHATTQLAVVLVKPDRFENAAEIADHLKDKRTVVLNLEQTNKDVARRLVDFLSGVAYANEGKIKRVANSTYIITPYNVDILGDLLDELENNGLYL from the coding sequence ATGGCATCATTAAAGGGATTTTTGGACTGGGTCAAGGGCGAGGATATGGAAGAAGATTACGAGGAATTCGTTCCAAGATCCCAGCCGGCGGCCGCAGCTCCGTCGCCATCCGCTGCAGCGCCAGAGGACTCCCTTTCCTATACCGCAGATACACAGCGTTCCAGCAATAAAGTAGTCAATATTCATGCAACCACGCAGTTGGCTGTTGTTTTGGTGAAGCCGGATCGTTTTGAAAACGCCGCGGAGATTGCAGATCATTTAAAAGATAAGCGCACAGTTGTACTGAATCTGGAACAGACCAACAAAGATGTGGCTCGACGCTTGGTGGATTTTTTAAGTGGAGTGGCTTACGCTAACGAAGGAAAAATCAAGCGGGTAGCCAACAGCACCTATATTATCACACCGTATAATGTGGATATTTTGGGCGACTTGTTGGATGAATTAGAAAATAACGGTCTATACTTATAA
- the miaA gene encoding tRNA (adenosine(37)-N6)-dimethylallyltransferase MiaA has product MKGGIALENQLICIVGPTASGKTALSVALAKQRNTEIISVDSMQIYRGMDIGTAKPDMQERQGIVHHMFDICEPGEDFSVARYVECADQCAQQILQQGKIPIVVGGTGLYLDALIAGNDFSGEEADTTLRKELEQFAEQYGNEALHARLQAIDPVRAQQLHPNNRKRVIRAIEVFEQTGMTLDQLNQKNQRPAPKYRAVKIGLCPQSRETLYERINQRVDQMLEQGLLDEVRALVSSGHFTGTAAQAIGYKEYIPFLEGTASLEECTQLLKQHSRNYAKRQLTWLKRDGEIHWIYYETGMGLDEVVRHSTEILASKGL; this is encoded by the coding sequence ATGAAAGGGGGAATCGCTCTGGAAAATCAACTCATTTGCATTGTGGGACCAACAGCAAGCGGTAAAACAGCCCTTTCGGTCGCATTGGCAAAGCAGCGCAATACAGAAATTATTTCTGTCGATTCCATGCAAATCTATCGCGGCATGGATATTGGCACGGCAAAACCAGATATGCAGGAACGGCAAGGAATTGTACATCATATGTTTGACATCTGTGAGCCGGGAGAGGATTTTTCAGTTGCTCGTTATGTGGAATGTGCGGACCAGTGCGCACAGCAGATCTTGCAGCAGGGGAAAATTCCGATTGTGGTCGGGGGAACCGGACTCTATTTGGATGCGCTGATTGCAGGCAATGATTTTTCGGGCGAGGAAGCCGATACCACTTTGCGCAAAGAATTGGAGCAGTTTGCTGAACAGTATGGCAATGAGGCTTTGCATGCGCGTTTGCAGGCTATTGATCCGGTTCGTGCCCAGCAGTTGCATCCCAACAATCGAAAGCGGGTGATTCGGGCGATTGAAGTGTTTGAACAAACAGGCATGACGCTCGACCAGCTCAATCAGAAAAATCAGCGACCTGCTCCCAAATATCGTGCTGTCAAAATTGGGCTTTGTCCGCAATCGCGTGAAACGCTGTATGAGCGAATCAACCAGCGGGTCGATCAGATGCTGGAGCAGGGGCTTCTGGATGAAGTGCGCGCTTTGGTTTCTTCCGGGCATTTTACGGGGACCGCTGCACAGGCAATCGGGTATAAGGAGTATATTCCTTTTCTGGAGGGTACCGCTTCCTTGGAAGAGTGTACGCAATTATTAAAACAACATTCCAGAAATTATGCCAAACGGCAGCTGACTTGGTTGAAAAGAGATGGCGAAATTCATTGGATTTATTATGAAACGGGAATGGGGCTTGACGAAGTTGTCCGTCATTCGACAGAAATTTTAGCAAGTAAGGGGTTATGA
- the ileS gene encoding isoleucine--tRNA ligase: MPQDYNSTINLPKTDFPMRAGLPKREPGFLADWDQDSNKLYHDMMKKNEGKPLFVLHDGPPYANGNLHMGHALNKVLKDFIVRYKNMAGFCAPYVPGWDTHGLPIERQAIKAYGMDRDKVSISEFRHKCEEFAQEHVNTQREQFKRLGVLGDWERPYLTLTHDFEAKQIEIFGEMAKKGYIYKGLKPVYWCPHDETALAEAEIEYQDEKCSSIYVKFAVTEDKGVFSKLIGSAENVYFVIWTTTTWTLPGNLAISVNPFFEYDLVKVPSGEVYVLAKELVKSVMAAAKIDSWEVLGTVLGSDLEMMKTKHPIMDRESVIICGEHVTLDAGTGCVHTAPGFGAEDFVVCQKYNIPIIVPVDGKGYATKDAGKYAGMYYEKTTPVILDDLRDCQALLAIEEIEHSYPHCWRCKNPIIFRATEQWFCSVDALKDDAVKACREITWLPGWGEERMTSMIQERSDWCISRQRIWGVPIPIFICKKCGKPLVNEQTIRIVSDLFREKGANAWFELDAAQILPADVQCECGCHEFDKETDTMDVWFDSGSSWAAVIEQREKQSIPVDVYLEGNDQYRGWFQSSMLTAIATIGKAPYKTVITHGMIVDEERQKMSKSAGNGISPQEIMKEYGADILRLWVASADYRQDMRISKEMFKHLSQNYLKIRNTARYILGNLKGFDMGHMVAYDDMPQLDQWALMKLNDLVARVRKGYDAYEFHTVMHAIHNFCVVDMSNFYLDVIKDRLYCDGPDSLSRRSAQTTIYYILDALVRMIAPILCFTADEIWKAMPHREQDDLNNIALNDMPSACEQFDLSEEEREKWNRLIALRDEVNKALEAARSEKIIGKPLEAWVTVSASDSMADFLDRCGLTADELAALCIVSKLKVVRNAELNDAEKDLAVTIERASGDKCERCWMYCDTVGQDADHPTLCHRCASVVRAM, from the coding sequence ATGCCGCAGGATTATAATTCAACCATCAATCTACCGAAAACCGATTTTCCAATGCGAGCCGGGCTACCGAAGCGCGAGCCGGGCTTCCTGGCAGATTGGGATCAGGACAGTAACAAATTATACCATGATATGATGAAGAAAAATGAGGGGAAACCTCTCTTTGTTCTTCACGATGGACCGCCGTATGCGAATGGCAATCTCCATATGGGGCATGCCCTCAATAAAGTTCTGAAGGATTTTATTGTGCGCTATAAAAATATGGCGGGCTTTTGTGCGCCTTATGTTCCTGGTTGGGATACGCATGGTCTGCCGATTGAGCGCCAGGCGATTAAGGCATATGGGATGGACCGCGATAAGGTTTCGATCTCTGAGTTCCGCCATAAGTGCGAAGAGTTTGCGCAGGAGCATGTCAATACTCAGCGCGAACAGTTCAAGCGGTTGGGGGTTCTGGGCGATTGGGAGCGTCCCTATCTGACTTTGACTCACGACTTTGAGGCAAAGCAGATTGAGATCTTTGGCGAAATGGCCAAAAAGGGCTATATCTATAAGGGTCTCAAGCCTGTGTATTGGTGCCCGCACGATGAAACCGCTTTGGCCGAAGCCGAGATTGAATATCAGGACGAAAAGTGCTCCTCGATTTACGTAAAGTTTGCTGTAACAGAAGATAAAGGTGTTTTCTCCAAGCTGATTGGCAGCGCAGAAAATGTATACTTTGTCATCTGGACAACCACGACTTGGACCCTGCCGGGTAACTTGGCAATTTCGGTCAATCCGTTCTTTGAATATGATCTGGTAAAGGTTCCGAGTGGTGAAGTCTATGTTCTGGCGAAGGAACTGGTAAAATCGGTCATGGCAGCCGCGAAGATCGATTCTTGGGAAGTCTTGGGCACTGTCCTTGGTTCGGACTTAGAGATGATGAAAACCAAGCATCCGATCATGGATCGTGAGAGCGTGATCATCTGCGGCGAACATGTTACCTTGGATGCTGGTACTGGCTGTGTTCATACGGCACCGGGCTTTGGTGCAGAAGACTTTGTTGTTTGCCAGAAATACAATATTCCGATTATTGTACCGGTCGATGGTAAGGGTTATGCGACCAAGGATGCCGGCAAATATGCAGGCATGTACTATGAAAAGACTACACCGGTTATTTTGGATGATTTGCGCGACTGTCAGGCGTTGCTGGCCATTGAAGAAATTGAGCATAGCTATCCGCACTGCTGGCGTTGTAAGAATCCGATCATCTTCCGCGCAACGGAGCAGTGGTTCTGCTCGGTGGATGCTTTGAAGGATGATGCAGTGAAGGCTTGCCGTGAAATCACCTGGCTGCCTGGTTGGGGCGAAGAACGCATGACTTCGATGATTCAGGAGCGTTCGGACTGGTGCATTTCTCGTCAGAGAATTTGGGGTGTACCGATCCCGATCTTCATCTGCAAGAAGTGCGGAAAGCCTCTAGTCAATGAACAGACGATTCGAATCGTATCTGATCTGTTCCGTGAAAAGGGCGCCAATGCGTGGTTTGAACTGGATGCTGCACAGATTTTGCCGGCAGATGTTCAGTGTGAATGTGGCTGCCATGAATTTGATAAGGAAACCGACACCATGGACGTATGGTTTGACTCGGGTTCCAGCTGGGCAGCTGTCATTGAACAGCGCGAGAAGCAGTCCATTCCGGTGGATGTATATCTGGAAGGTAACGACCAGTATCGTGGCTGGTTCCAGTCGTCCATGCTGACTGCGATTGCAACGATTGGCAAGGCACCGTATAAGACTGTCATTACCCATGGTATGATTGTGGACGAAGAGCGCCAGAAGATGTCCAAGTCGGCAGGCAATGGCATCAGTCCGCAGGAGATTATGAAGGAATATGGCGCAGATATTCTGCGTCTGTGGGTTGCTTCTGCCGATTATCGACAGGATATGCGTATTTCCAAGGAAATGTTCAAGCATCTGTCGCAGAATTACTTGAAGATTCGCAATACGGCACGTTATATCTTGGGCAATCTGAAGGGCTTTGACATGGGGCATATGGTGGCTTATGACGATATGCCGCAGCTTGATCAGTGGGCGCTGATGAAGCTCAATGATTTGGTAGCCCGTGTTCGCAAGGGTTATGATGCCTATGAATTCCATACGGTCATGCATGCGATTCATAATTTCTGTGTTGTTGATATGTCCAATTTCTATTTGGATGTAATCAAGGATCGTTTGTACTGCGATGGTCCGGATAGTTTGAGCCGTCGGTCGGCACAGACTACAATCTATTACATTTTGGACGCGTTGGTTCGTATGATTGCCCCGATTCTTTGCTTTACTGCAGATGAAATTTGGAAGGCTATGCCGCATAGAGAACAGGACGATTTGAATAATATCGCTCTGAATGATATGCCGTCGGCATGTGAGCAATTCGATCTTTCGGAGGAAGAACGTGAAAAGTGGAATCGTCTGATTGCATTGCGTGACGAGGTCAATAAGGCTTTGGAAGCTGCACGTTCGGAGAAGATCATCGGTAAGCCGCTGGAAGCTTGGGTAACGGTATCGGCCAGCGATTCCATGGCAGATTTCTTAGATCGTTGTGGTTTGACAGCAGATGAATTGGCTGCTTTGTGCATTGTTTCTAAGCTGAAGGTTGTTCGTAATGCAGAGCTAAATGATGCAGAAAAGGATTTGGCCGTGACGATTGAACGTGCTTCGGGCGATAAATGTGAGCGCTGCTGGATGTACTGCGATACTGTGGGACAGGATGCTGATCATCCGACCCTGTGTCATCGTTGCGCATCGGTTGTACGTGCGATGTAA
- a CDS encoding DivIVA domain-containing protein: protein MLTVQEIQAVNFEKAVFGGYDMKAVDEFLEHITEDFAALQKENAALKSKMKVLVDKIEEYRSVEDGMRRALVSAQSIAQETLDKSKTEAEQLLLKARTEAESRIENYRMQIAAEGKKLEEAKTKNAEFVAQLSAVYEEQLKSLVALSASDVFENESAFPTEPISMTTGPIKQQPSLDDTQQFAREPQVDVAAPEDTKKESRFKITEVALSSSDDTKSGEKVPFEMDDLHLEDTKRNR, encoded by the coding sequence ATGCTAACGGTTCAGGAAATACAAGCGGTCAATTTTGAAAAAGCGGTTTTTGGCGGCTATGACATGAAGGCCGTTGACGAATTCCTTGAGCATATCACAGAGGATTTTGCTGCCTTGCAGAAGGAGAATGCTGCGCTGAAATCGAAGATGAAGGTATTGGTCGATAAGATCGAAGAATACCGCAGCGTAGAGGATGGTATGCGCCGGGCGTTGGTGTCTGCGCAGAGCATCGCTCAGGAAACCTTGGATAAGTCTAAGACAGAGGCAGAACAACTGCTTTTGAAGGCTCGTACTGAGGCAGAATCTCGAATCGAAAACTATCGGATGCAGATCGCTGCAGAGGGCAAAAAACTGGAAGAAGCGAAAACGAAGAATGCAGAATTTGTCGCACAGCTGTCCGCAGTCTATGAAGAACAGCTGAAGTCGCTGGTGGCACTTTCGGCGTCGGATGTTTTTGAAAATGAATCGGCTTTTCCAACTGAGCCCATTTCGATGACCACAGGTCCGATCAAGCAGCAGCCGTCTCTAGATGATACCCAGCAGTTTGCGCGCGAGCCGCAAGTAGATGTTGCTGCACCGGAAGATACGAAAAAGGAATCGCGGTTTAAGATTACCGAGGTTGCTCTTTCGAGCAGCGATGATACCAAGAGTGGGGAAAAGGTTCCGTTTGAAATGGATGATCTTCACTTAGAAGATACCAAAAGAAATAGATAA
- a CDS encoding YggS family pyridoxal phosphate-dependent enzyme, with the protein MTELDVQTLKQNIQQVQERIDAAAKKAGRSASDIHLVAATKMNDAERVRVAIENGIQIAGENRVQELLEKYDLHAYDGASLHFIGTLQSNKIKYLMGKVSLIQSVSSERLGQLISKEAQKHEICQDVLLEINIGNEASKSGIEPQNLEQTVANLCKLPGIHIRGLMAIPPIAHVSGGNLHYFDRMRQLFIDISQKKYDNVSMDYLSMGMSGDFEDAISCGANMVRVGTAIFGLRPYMTK; encoded by the coding sequence ATGACAGAATTGGATGTACAGACCCTCAAGCAGAATATACAGCAAGTGCAGGAGCGCATTGACGCTGCGGCTAAAAAAGCTGGCCGTAGCGCCAGTGATATCCATCTGGTAGCAGCTACCAAAATGAACGATGCAGAACGTGTGCGGGTTGCGATTGAAAACGGGATACAAATTGCCGGCGAGAACCGGGTTCAGGAGCTCTTGGAAAAGTATGATCTGCATGCGTACGACGGGGCATCCCTGCATTTTATTGGGACACTGCAAAGCAATAAAATTAAATATTTGATGGGAAAAGTCTCTTTGATTCAGTCGGTGAGCTCGGAGCGCCTAGGACAGTTGATCTCCAAAGAAGCACAAAAACATGAAATCTGTCAAGATGTTCTTTTGGAGATAAACATTGGAAATGAAGCGTCAAAAAGTGGAATAGAGCCACAAAATCTGGAACAGACGGTTGCAAATCTGTGTAAACTTCCGGGTATACATATCCGAGGCTTGATGGCAATTCCTCCAATTGCGCATGTCAGCGGTGGAAATTTGCATTATTTTGATAGAATGCGCCAACTATTTATTGACATATCGCAAAAAAAATACGATAATGTATCTATGGACTATTTATCGATGGGAATGTCCGGTGATTTCGAGGACGCTATTTCATGCGGCGCGAACATGGTTCGTGTCGGTACTGCGATTTTTGGCTTGCGTCCATATATGACGAAATAA
- a CDS encoding YggT family protein encodes MTYLLIQLVSTIIRILEFLMFARAIFSWFPQMQNSSIAEFLYMVTEPIILPFRSLLDHFRGIRMMPIDLSFLCAFLALEFLRMLLYYSLY; translated from the coding sequence GTGACATATTTATTGATTCAACTGGTATCTACGATTATTCGGATTTTGGAATTTTTAATGTTTGCGCGTGCTATTTTTTCATGGTTTCCGCAAATGCAAAATTCGTCTATCGCTGAATTTTTGTATATGGTAACCGAACCGATTATCTTACCATTCCGAAGTCTGCTGGATCATTTCCGTGGGATTCGTATGATGCCAATCGATTTATCGTTTTTGTGCGCGTTTCTAGCTCTTGAATTTCTTCGGATGCTGTTATATTACAGTTTATACTGA
- a CDS encoding HlyD family efflux transporter periplasmic adaptor subunit, whose amino-acid sequence MNEQTSKKIFHSGSLLAIIVAILFVIFLVLQMLGRILSGVDTTPAIRVTADDSFTGTGWFFRNEVVAQGVSSETVKHIVHSGEKVQKNAALAVVYTDTAALEASKEMSMLDDQIELLTSAMQSTTSGGDTSKLDKQIASQMSALSSKAQDGVVTGIQTETVDLRNLCLRRSASELDGAALSAQLSTLTTQRNSLEQQLSGRSTTIASPASGYFSDIVDGLEGELTQERLDALTVEDIKELEKSYAETTENSEKQLGKIIQDFRWYFAMVVPVDELENVEVGDSLNLRFSQVEDDIPVTVYDIHKEKGTDEAVLIVSGMEITPELVTMRRQEAELIFNTYTGIQVPKSAVKINTDADGNQQQGVYILAGNMSRFKPIDILYEADTYYVVKQGTSSEDTGLVAGDNIIVKARGLEDSKVIK is encoded by the coding sequence ATGAACGAGCAAACATCAAAAAAGATTTTTCATTCCGGTTCGCTGTTGGCAATCATCGTTGCAATACTTTTTGTTATTTTTCTTGTGCTTCAGATGCTGGGAAGAATTTTGAGTGGTGTCGATACGACACCAGCAATTCGTGTGACAGCAGATGATTCTTTTACGGGAACCGGCTGGTTTTTCCGAAACGAAGTCGTGGCGCAGGGAGTATCCAGCGAAACGGTCAAACATATCGTCCATAGCGGCGAAAAAGTTCAAAAAAATGCAGCACTTGCTGTGGTTTATACCGATACGGCTGCCTTGGAAGCTAGCAAGGAAATGAGCATGTTAGACGATCAAATCGAATTGCTCACATCGGCGATGCAGTCGACAACCAGTGGGGGCGACACCTCCAAATTGGATAAGCAGATCGCATCTCAGATGTCTGCGTTGTCCTCCAAGGCGCAAGATGGTGTTGTCACGGGAATCCAAACGGAGACCGTAGATTTGCGTAATCTATGCTTGCGCCGCAGTGCTAGCGAATTGGATGGAGCGGCGTTATCTGCCCAACTTTCCACATTGACCACACAAAGAAATTCGTTGGAGCAGCAGCTTTCGGGACGAAGCACAACCATTGCATCGCCGGCATCCGGTTATTTCTCTGATATCGTCGACGGTTTAGAAGGCGAACTTACCCAAGAACGTTTGGATGCACTGACGGTAGAGGATATAAAAGAACTGGAGAAATCGTATGCCGAAACCACAGAAAATAGCGAAAAGCAGCTTGGAAAGATCATCCAGGACTTCCGCTGGTATTTTGCGATGGTGGTTCCAGTGGATGAGTTGGAGAATGTGGAAGTTGGAGATTCGCTGAATCTGCGGTTTTCTCAGGTTGAAGACGATATACCGGTCACAGTTTACGATATCCACAAAGAAAAAGGTACAGACGAAGCTGTTTTAATTGTAAGCGGTATGGAAATTACGCCGGAACTGGTTACCATGCGCAGACAAGAAGCAGAGCTGATTTTCAACACCTATACCGGCATTCAGGTTCCCAAAAGTGCGGTAAAAATCAATACCGATGCAGATGGGAATCAGCAGCAGGGTGTATATATCCTTGCAGGCAATATGAGCCGTTTCAAACCGATTGATATCTTGTATGAAGCGGATACATATTATGTTGTCAAGCAGGGAACAAGCAGTGAAGACACCGGATTGGTGGCTGGCGATAATATTATTGTCAAGGCGCGTGGATTGGAAGATTCGAAGGTGATAAAATGA